Part of the Cryptococcus neoformans var. grubii H99 chromosome 2, complete sequence genome is shown below.
TATAAACCACCTGTTCAccatcgccctcgcccATCTTATCGTACGTTAATCCGTTCTCTAGTAACGCCACGAGTAATCTGGGTATGGCAGCAGCGGTACCATTTAGCGTGTGGGCAAACGGTAATGGACCTGAGGAAGGGTCGATGGCGTGGGTAGGCGATGTGGGTTGGGGACGGTAAGTGATGGATAGACGACGAGATTGGTAGTCTGTGCAGTTAGATGTCGATGTGATCTGTCGTAAACTTTTAGCTACAAAAAGAGCCCCTAAGTGACGATTTCGGAAATAAGATCGTACCTCGCCCCATTTCCCTCGGCCGGGCATCCATGCTTCCATATCATATTTCCTATGTGCACTAGCTCCCAGCTCTTCCGTAGGCATATCCAACACCCTAAGAAATAATCAGCAAAACCCCATTTTTGAAGATTgataaaaagaaaagcttTGAGACATATGTACCTCACGCTCAACCCCAAACCTTGTACAATTTCCTTCTGCaccctcctcatctcctccatcatcaattcgctttctttctccccgCTCACCACAAATAACTCAACTTTCGTAAACTGATGCACCCTATACAAACCTCTCGTATCTGCGCCTCTTGCGCCCGCTTCAGCTCGGAAGGCTCGACCGACACCGACAACCCGTTGGGGGAGGTTTTCTTCGGGTATAATCATATCTGCAAACATTCCCGCCAATGGAATCTCGGATGTGCCCGCAAGACAGAGCGACTGAGCTGTATTTGAAGTGGGTTGGAGGTGGTACGTCTGAGATGCAGCGGCGTTTGTCGCTTGGTCGCGAGCTTGGAAACCACATCGCCAGGCGATATCGGTCTTGACCACATCAGGCGGTATGACGGGTGTGAAGCCATGTTTGTTAGCAATGCTTAATGCATAGCTGATCAGCGCTTGttcaagaagagcaagggagCCTCGGAGGTATGGCCATGATGAGCCCGTAGTTTTGGCGGAAGCCGAAGTATCGAGCAGGGAGAAGTATTGGGCGAAAGCGACGTGGTCCCTTGCCGAATCAGAGGGTATGGGTATAGGACCAAACGTTTCGAGGGTGCGAGCGTTTTCTTCGGGGCCAATAGGGGTGGAAGAGTGAGAGAAGTTGGGGAGCGAAAGTGCGAGGTCGAGAAGGGACGATTCAGCTGTTGATAATGATACTTCGTACTCTTTAATCAACGATTTAAGCTCTTTAGCTTgcttcttcgcttcttcGGCTTCAGGACCTT
Proteins encoded:
- a CDS encoding serine-tRNA ligase, which produces MYTTARGMSRAKQIDISARTFSTRPPHFAPVVPQTTLPKPRLDYTKLLSDPSLTLRNAQLRAFPLVTNHLSELSSLRDTQRRLLQKLNATRARQKEVGNSIKKLKGPEAEEAKKQAKELKSLIKEYEVSLSTAESSLLDLALSLPNFSHSSTPIGPEENARTLETFGPIPIPSDSARDHVAFAQYFSLLDTSASAKTTGSSWPYLRGSLALLEQALISYALSIANKHGFTPVIPPDVVKTDIAWRCGFQARDQATNAAASQTYHLQPTSNTAQSLCLAGTSEIPLAGMFADMIIPEENLPQRVVGVGRAFRAEAGARGADTRGLYRVHQFTKVELFVVSGEKESELMMEEMRRVQKEIVQGLGLSVRVLDMPTEELGASAHRKYDMEAWMPGRGKWGEITSTSNCTDYQSRRLSITYRPQPTSPTHAIDPSSGPLPFAHTLNGTAAAIPRLLVALLENGLTYDKMGEGDGEQVVYTGLELPKALQRFYVGSDEIGERGRKGFIRWV